A genomic region of Rhodococcus qingshengii JCM 15477 contains the following coding sequences:
- a CDS encoding oxidoreductase C-terminal domain-containing protein, whose protein sequence is MEGGDDVVVRGSVEDGNFCAFHIRHGRLVGTFAINRGRDVRVAMRMMESGVAVVPAELADTSNDLRRVVARQT, encoded by the coding sequence GTGGAAGGCGGAGACGATGTCGTTGTCCGTGGCAGCGTCGAAGATGGCAACTTCTGTGCATTCCACATTCGTCACGGGCGACTAGTTGGCACTTTCGCTATTAATCGCGGACGCGATGTGCGGGTCGCGATGCGCATGATGGAGTCGGGCGTCGCAGTGGTGCCGGCGGAACTTGCGGATACATCTAATGATCTCCGTCGCGTCGTCGCACGGCAGACGTAG
- a CDS encoding TonB-dependent receptor — protein MRARIQFAMLRCPVALIAAPLAPRAVLATLIVLVAAHASQAQQRSLEPVVVTGNRVETQVLEAPYAIGVVDADELRAGGLMVNLSETLVRVPGLVINNRSNYAQDLQISSRGFGARASFGVRGLRLYTDGIPASTPDGAGQVTHFDLAGASRIEVLRGPFSALYGNSSGGVIALYSAPATVPRVELGFDAGSFGQRQVRASAGAPIGGQWDVQAQLAHFETDGFRPHSGAERDLLNFRLGHNGTNDTVTLNFNSLDQPADDPLGLTREQFDADPRSTAPQATQFNTRKVARQSQAGLNWRHRYGGVLSASELTLYAGDRSVVQWQAIPVATQAPPRHPGGVIDFDRTYYGIDARLVWRFAAAQLVTGVSVETHAVERSRARRLHD, from the coding sequence TTGCGGGCGCGCATCCAATTCGCCATGCTCCGCTGCCCGGTCGCGCTCATTGCCGCCCCCTTGGCCCCGCGGGCCGTCCTCGCCACCTTGATCGTGCTCGTTGCGGCACATGCGTCGCAAGCGCAGCAGCGCTCGCTCGAGCCGGTGGTGGTGACGGGTAACCGCGTCGAGACGCAGGTGCTCGAAGCACCGTACGCCATCGGCGTGGTCGATGCCGACGAGCTGCGCGCCGGCGGCCTGATGGTGAACCTGTCCGAGACGCTGGTGCGCGTGCCGGGGCTCGTCATCAACAACCGCAGCAACTACGCGCAGGACCTGCAGATCTCGAGCCGCGGGTTCGGCGCGCGCGCCAGCTTCGGCGTGCGCGGCCTGCGCCTGTACACCGACGGTATCCCGGCGTCGACGCCCGACGGCGCGGGGCAGGTCACGCATTTCGACCTCGCTGGCGCCTCGCGCATCGAGGTACTGCGCGGCCCGTTCTCGGCGCTGTACGGCAACAGCTCCGGCGGCGTGATCGCGCTGTACAGCGCGCCGGCCACCGTGCCGCGCGTCGAGCTCGGCTTCGATGCCGGCTCGTTCGGGCAGCGGCAGGTGCGGGCGTCGGCCGGCGCGCCGATCGGCGGCCAGTGGGACGTGCAGGCCCAGCTCGCGCACTTCGAGACCGACGGTTTCCGTCCGCACAGCGGGGCCGAGCGCGACCTGCTGAACTTCCGCCTCGGCCACAACGGCACCAACGACACGGTGACGCTGAACTTCAACAGCCTCGACCAGCCGGCCGACGACCCGCTCGGCCTGACGCGAGAGCAGTTCGATGCCGATCCGCGCTCGACGGCGCCGCAGGCGACACAGTTCAACACGCGCAAGGTGGCGCGCCAGTCGCAGGCCGGCCTGAACTGGCGTCACCGCTACGGCGGCGTGCTGTCGGCCAGCGAGCTGACGCTGTACGCCGGCGACCGCTCGGTCGTGCAATGGCAGGCGATTCCGGTCGCGACGCAGGCGCCGCCGCGGCATCCCGGCGGCGTCATCGACTTCGACCGCACGTACTACGGCATCGACGCGCGGCTGGTCTGGCGCTTCGCCGCCGCGCAGCTCGTCACCGGCGTCAGCGTCGAGACCCACGCTGTCGAGAGATCGCGCGCGAGGCGCTTGCACGACTAG
- a CDS encoding substrate-binding periplasmic protein, with protein sequence MAAALAAAPTAARTLAEVQARGVISMCAHPNALPHASDKPEAPGFQVEIGRALAAALGLRLHVDWIIPRMRAGLVDCDMLLDTIADPDAQRGPIRLTKPYQKSGVALAVGRGNDSVQRFQDIAAGRRVGVMINSVASRLLNQRGLYTVPYAFEGEMVGDLAKGEIDACAVSPATVAYYIRAHPDAGLRYVHAYDSEPELRWNLAVGLRRSDEGLVDALNKALEKLSEDGTLQRIYAQYGVEYRRP encoded by the coding sequence ATGGCTGCGGCACTGGCCGCGGCGCCCACTGCCGCGCGAACGCTGGCCGAAGTGCAGGCGCGCGGCGTGATCTCGATGTGCGCCCACCCCAACGCGCTGCCGCACGCGAGCGACAAGCCCGAGGCGCCGGGCTTCCAGGTGGAGATCGGGCGTGCGCTCGCCGCGGCGCTCGGCCTGCGGCTGCACGTGGACTGGATCATCCCGCGCATGCGCGCCGGTCTGGTCGATTGCGACATGCTGCTCGACACCATCGCCGACCCCGACGCGCAGCGCGGGCCGATCCGGCTCACGAAGCCGTACCAGAAGAGCGGCGTCGCGCTCGCTGTCGGCCGCGGCAACGACTCGGTGCAGCGCTTTCAGGACATCGCGGCCGGCCGCCGCGTCGGCGTGATGATCAACTCGGTGGCAAGCCGGCTGCTCAACCAGCGCGGCCTGTACACGGTGCCCTATGCCTTCGAAGGCGAGATGGTGGGCGACCTGGCCAAGGGCGAGATCGACGCCTGCGCCGTCTCGCCGGCCACCGTCGCGTACTACATTCGCGCGCACCCGGACGCCGGACTGCGCTATGTGCATGCGTACGACAGCGAGCCCGAGCTGCGCTGGAATCTTGCCGTCGGCCTGCGCCGCAGCGACGAAGGCCTGGTCGATGCGCTCAACAAGGCGCTGGAGAAGCTGAGCGAGGACGGCACGCTGCAGCGCATCTACGCGCAATACGGCGTCGAGTACCGCCGCCCGTAA
- a CDS encoding c-type cytochrome, whose translation MSNAVRSALGICALAVSAGAAGQYGPMSSRQAPASAPAPVAASQPASAPGAAGDFDVEKLFANTCGWCHSSGGRSPGRGPQLMDTKLSDAELIQRIKVGKPGAMPAFATAFNDDQMKAIVKYIRDLKPEGASK comes from the coding sequence ATGAGCAACGCTGTGCGTAGTGCGCTCGGAATCTGTGCGCTGGCCGTATCGGCAGGTGCGGCCGGCCAGTACGGCCCGATGTCATCGCGCCAGGCGCCGGCCAGCGCACCGGCGCCCGTTGCCGCGTCGCAACCGGCATCGGCGCCCGGCGCCGCCGGCGATTTCGACGTGGAGAAGCTTTTCGCGAACACGTGCGGGTGGTGCCACAGCAGCGGTGGACGCAGCCCGGGCCGGGGGCCGCAGCTGATGGACACCAAGCTCAGCGATGCCGAGCTGATCCAGCGCATCAAGGTCGGCAAGCCCGGCGCGATGCCGGCCTTCGCCACGGCCTTCAACGACGATCAGATGAAGGCGATCGTGAAGTACATCCGCGACCTCAAACCTGAAGGGGCGTCGAAGTGA
- a CDS encoding pyrroloquinoline quinone-dependent dehydrogenase produces the protein MTRRHLPVVAAIAAAAVLGVTSSARAAEVDHKRLIAADKNPADWLTYHGTYKSWHYSGLDQINSKNIRNLKVAWSHVTPKSTRGLQSFPLVADGILYYSGSHNQVFALDGATGNLIWAYKQKLNEDLVSKQTHSPYNRGIALGDGSIYMGTLDGKLVAIDMKTGKQKWETKLVDSEKLTVGFTGAPLFVNGKVIIGSQGGEWPYRGPIFGVDAASGKQVWRFFTVGGNDDTETDQRKTWGGDSWKTGGGGGWMAGGYDAKTNTVYWGTANPAPLYDWGGAEWKTKGARPGDNLYTTSVLALDPDTGKLKSYHQELPHDAWDFDSAVGEFVLLERGGKSYVVHPNKGGFVFVYDPQLKVQNVWRGVKNINFVKDIDPKTGELQGRRDMAEGKHTALCPYIAGGYSWNAGSYNPVTGLYYKVGNEWCMDLEVVKTTPILEPMAQLNIGSNFTVNKTNPDGSKAHGHVSARDPITGKLKWEVKYDEPPLASLLSTKGNLVFVPDARGYLRALDASTGKELWKHNNGQGHNGGIISYMAKGKQYIAVATGWGGLAGDDYKVLYGEPFASMPTDQGALVVFGL, from the coding sequence ATGACCCGAAGGCATCTCCCAGTCGTCGCCGCGATCGCGGCCGCGGCCGTCCTCGGCGTGACCTCCTCGGCCCGCGCCGCCGAAGTCGACCACAAGCGCCTGATCGCAGCGGACAAGAATCCTGCCGACTGGCTGACGTATCACGGCACCTACAAGTCCTGGCACTACAGCGGGCTCGACCAGATCAATTCGAAGAACATCAGGAACCTCAAGGTGGCGTGGAGCCACGTGACGCCGAAGTCGACCCGAGGCCTGCAGTCGTTCCCGCTGGTGGCCGACGGCATCCTGTACTACAGCGGCTCGCACAACCAGGTGTTCGCGCTCGACGGCGCGACCGGCAACCTGATCTGGGCCTACAAGCAGAAGCTCAACGAAGACCTGGTCTCGAAGCAGACGCACTCGCCGTACAACCGCGGCATCGCGCTCGGCGACGGCAGCATCTACATGGGCACGCTCGACGGCAAGCTGGTCGCGATCGACATGAAGACCGGCAAGCAGAAGTGGGAGACCAAGCTGGTCGATTCCGAGAAGCTGACCGTCGGCTTCACCGGCGCGCCGTTGTTCGTCAACGGCAAGGTGATCATCGGCTCGCAGGGCGGCGAGTGGCCGTATCGCGGCCCGATCTTCGGTGTCGATGCGGCGTCGGGCAAGCAGGTGTGGCGCTTCTTCACGGTCGGCGGCAACGACGACACCGAGACCGACCAGCGCAAGACCTGGGGCGGCGACTCGTGGAAGACCGGCGGCGGCGGCGGCTGGATGGCCGGCGGCTACGACGCGAAGACCAACACCGTCTACTGGGGCACGGCGAATCCCGCGCCGCTGTACGACTGGGGCGGCGCGGAGTGGAAGACCAAGGGCGCACGCCCGGGCGACAACCTGTACACGACCTCCGTGCTGGCGCTCGATCCCGACACCGGCAAGCTGAAGTCGTATCACCAGGAGCTGCCGCACGACGCGTGGGACTTCGACAGCGCGGTCGGCGAGTTCGTGCTGCTCGAGCGCGGCGGCAAGTCGTACGTCGTGCACCCGAACAAGGGCGGCTTCGTGTTCGTCTACGACCCGCAGCTCAAGGTGCAGAACGTCTGGCGCGGCGTCAAGAACATCAACTTCGTCAAGGACATCGATCCGAAGACCGGCGAGCTGCAGGGCCGGCGCGACATGGCCGAGGGCAAGCACACCGCGCTGTGCCCGTACATCGCGGGCGGCTACAGCTGGAACGCCGGCTCGTACAACCCGGTGACGGGGCTGTACTACAAGGTCGGCAACGAGTGGTGCATGGACCTCGAGGTAGTGAAGACCACGCCGATCCTCGAGCCGATGGCGCAGCTCAACATCGGCTCCAACTTCACCGTCAACAAGACCAACCCTGACGGCAGCAAGGCGCACGGGCACGTCAGTGCGCGCGACCCGATCACCGGCAAGCTGAAGTGGGAGGTGAAGTACGACGAGCCGCCGCTGGCGAGCCTGCTGTCGACCAAGGGCAACCTGGTGTTCGTGCCCGATGCGCGCGGCTACCTGCGCGCGCTCGACGCGAGCACCGGCAAGGAGCTGTGGAAGCACAACAACGGCCAGGGCCACAACGGCGGCATCATCAGCTACATGGCCAAGGGCAAGCAGTACATCGCCGTGGCCACCGGCTGGGGCGGCTTGGCGGGCGACGACTACAAGGTGCTCTACGGCGAGCCGTTCGCCAGCATGCCGACGGACCAGGGCGCGCTGGTGGTGTTCGGGCTGTAG
- a CDS encoding asparaginase — protein MNPVLVELTRGGHLESQHRGAVAVLDADGAVVASLGDIDRPIFPRSAVKALQALPLVESGAADALGLTDDELALACASHGGEPLHVSTAASMLAKAGTDATILECGVHWPSHLQSAQALAARGERPGPLHNNCSGKHAGFVCVACRMAGARDLRDFTRGYVDAAHPVMREITAALATATGCDLDAAPRAIDGCSIPTYGIPLRALALGFARFGSGVGLPESHARAARRLRDAMAAAPFMVGGSGRFDTRVIEHFGERVFCKVGAEAVYCAALPERGLGVAIKIDDGQTRAAEAAMAAVVESALALDAGDAAFLRGLSDIMLRNWNGFEVGRLAATDALRTALQRGH, from the coding sequence GTGAATCCCGTTCTGGTCGAGCTGACGCGCGGCGGCCATCTCGAGTCGCAGCATCGCGGCGCCGTCGCGGTGCTCGACGCCGACGGCGCCGTCGTCGCGTCGCTCGGCGACATCGACCGGCCGATCTTTCCGCGCTCGGCGGTGAAGGCGCTGCAGGCGCTGCCGCTGGTCGAATCGGGCGCGGCCGACGCACTCGGCCTGACGGACGACGAGCTCGCGCTGGCCTGCGCGTCGCACGGCGGCGAGCCGCTGCACGTCAGCACCGCGGCATCGATGCTCGCGAAGGCCGGCACCGACGCGACGATCCTCGAATGCGGCGTGCACTGGCCGTCGCATCTGCAGAGCGCGCAGGCGCTGGCGGCGCGCGGCGAGCGGCCCGGCCCGCTGCACAACAACTGCTCCGGCAAGCACGCCGGCTTCGTCTGCGTGGCGTGCCGCATGGCCGGCGCGCGCGACCTGCGCGATTTCACGCGCGGCTACGTCGACGCCGCGCATCCGGTGATGCGCGAGATCACCGCCGCGCTGGCCACCGCCACCGGCTGCGATCTCGATGCCGCGCCGCGCGCCATCGACGGCTGCTCGATTCCGACCTATGGCATTCCGCTGCGCGCGCTGGCGCTCGGCTTCGCACGCTTCGGCAGCGGCGTCGGCCTGCCTGAAAGCCACGCGCGCGCGGCGCGGCGGCTGCGCGACGCGATGGCCGCGGCGCCATTCATGGTCGGCGGCAGCGGCCGGTTCGACACGCGGGTGATCGAGCACTTCGGCGAACGCGTGTTCTGCAAGGTCGGCGCCGAAGCCGTCTACTGCGCCGCCCTGCCCGAGCGCGGGCTCGGCGTCGCGATCAAGATCGACGACGGGCAGACGCGTGCGGCCGAGGCCGCGATGGCCGCCGTCGTCGAGTCGGCGCTGGCGCTCGACGCCGGCGACGCGGCGTTCCTGCGTGGGCTCAGCGACATCATGCTGCGCAACTGGAACGGCTTCGAGGTCGGGCGGCTTGCCGCCACCGACGCCCTGCGCACGGCGCTGCAGCGCGGCCATTGA
- a CDS encoding alpha/beta fold hydrolase, whose amino-acid sequence MANFVLVHGAWHGGWCYRDTAAALRKAGHRVLTPTHTGVGQRAHLSGENVTLETHIRDVLGCIEAEELDDVILVGHSYGGMVITGVADRIAPKIRSLVYLDAFVPEHGDSLMALLPKALPPEVSAQFIGGFHAAALDKHCGLMQPIPAEAFNVVADKRDWVNRRCVPQALATYEMPLLLAGGGSAVKQRVYILADGWDPSPFRYFAKLYDGKPGWQVVKFPCGHDVMVDMPNELAEKLAALG is encoded by the coding sequence ATGGCCAACTTCGTCCTCGTGCACGGCGCCTGGCACGGCGGCTGGTGCTATCGCGACACCGCCGCCGCGCTGCGCAAGGCCGGCCACCGCGTACTGACGCCGACGCACACCGGCGTCGGGCAGCGCGCGCATCTCTCGGGCGAGAACGTGACGCTCGAAACGCACATCCGCGACGTGCTCGGCTGCATCGAGGCCGAAGAGCTCGACGACGTCATCCTCGTCGGCCATTCGTACGGCGGCATGGTGATCACCGGCGTGGCGGACCGCATCGCGCCGAAGATCAGGTCGCTGGTCTACCTCGACGCCTTCGTGCCGGAGCACGGCGACTCGCTGATGGCTCTCCTGCCCAAGGCGCTACCGCCTGAAGTGTCGGCGCAATTCATCGGCGGCTTCCACGCGGCCGCGCTCGACAAGCACTGCGGCCTGATGCAGCCGATTCCGGCCGAAGCGTTCAACGTCGTTGCCGACAAGCGCGACTGGGTGAACCGGCGCTGCGTGCCGCAGGCGCTCGCCACCTACGAGATGCCGCTGCTGCTCGCGGGAGGCGGCAGCGCGGTGAAGCAGCGCGTCTACATCCTGGCCGACGGCTGGGATCCGAGCCCGTTCCGCTACTTCGCGAAGCTGTACGACGGCAAGCCCGGCTGGCAGGTCGTCAAGTTCCCGTGCGGCCACGACGTGATGGTCGACATGCCGAACGAGCTGGCGGAGAAGCTGGCGGCGCTGGGCTGA
- a CDS encoding VOC family protein: MTDLNTQHNRVVWFDVPVADLDRAIKFYGAVLAINVSKESFDGVSFAVLEHGPGNGGCLVPGAGEVSSTQGILVYFNVDRRIRDAVAKTESNGGRVVQPIHGIGPHGFRAIVLDSEGNRIVLHSQSDA; the protein is encoded by the coding sequence ATGACCGATCTCAACACCCAGCACAACCGCGTCGTCTGGTTCGACGTGCCGGTCGCCGATCTCGACCGCGCGATCAAGTTCTACGGCGCGGTGCTCGCGATCAACGTGAGCAAGGAGTCGTTCGACGGCGTCTCGTTCGCGGTGCTCGAGCATGGCCCCGGCAACGGCGGCTGCCTCGTGCCGGGCGCCGGCGAGGTGTCGTCGACGCAGGGCATCCTCGTCTACTTCAACGTCGACAGGCGCATCCGCGACGCGGTCGCGAAGACCGAGTCGAACGGCGGCAGGGTGGTCCAGCCGATCCACGGGATCGGCCCGCACGGCTTCCGCGCCATCGTGCTCGACAGCGAAGGCAATCGCATCGTGCTGCATTCGCAGAGCGATGCCTGA
- a CDS encoding ABC transporter ATP-binding protein yields MATILSIKGVSRRFASNDGRETVALQATDLDVAENDFITILGPSGCGKSTLLRIVAGLDTQTSGDVLLDGRRIEGPGADRGMVFQSYTLFPWLTVRDNVCFGLRERGMSRAEQLEVANRFIAKVGLRGFENHFPKQLSGGMQQRTAIARALANGPRMLLMDEPFGALDHQTRELMQELLLGIWEAERKTVLFVTHDIDEAVFMGSRVVVMSARPGRIKLDRAVPLPHPRHYSVKTTPQFAALKAELTEQVRAEVLAAQEAAQEAVA; encoded by the coding sequence ATGGCCACCATCCTCTCCATCAAAGGTGTCTCGCGCCGCTTCGCATCCAACGACGGCCGCGAAACCGTCGCGCTGCAGGCGACCGACCTCGACGTCGCCGAGAACGACTTCATCACGATCCTCGGGCCGTCGGGCTGCGGCAAGAGCACGCTGCTGCGCATCGTCGCCGGGCTCGATACGCAGACCAGCGGCGACGTGCTGCTCGACGGCCGGCGCATCGAGGGGCCCGGCGCCGATCGCGGCATGGTGTTCCAGAGCTACACGCTGTTCCCGTGGCTCACGGTGCGCGACAACGTGTGCTTCGGGTTGCGCGAGCGCGGCATGAGCCGCGCCGAGCAGCTCGAGGTCGCCAACCGCTTCATCGCGAAGGTCGGGCTGCGCGGCTTCGAGAACCACTTCCCGAAGCAGCTCTCGGGCGGCATGCAGCAGCGCACCGCGATCGCCCGCGCGCTCGCCAACGGCCCGCGCATGCTTCTGATGGACGAGCCGTTCGGCGCGCTCGACCACCAGACGCGCGAGCTGATGCAGGAGCTGCTGCTCGGCATCTGGGAAGCCGAGCGCAAGACCGTGCTGTTCGTGACGCACGACATCGACGAGGCGGTGTTCATGGGCTCGCGCGTCGTCGTCATGAGCGCGCGGCCCGGGCGCATCAAGCTCGACCGCGCGGTGCCGCTGCCGCACCCGCGGCACTATTCGGTGAAGACGACGCCGCAGTTCGCCGCGTTGAAGGCCGAGCTGACCGAGCAGGTCAGGGCGGAGGTGCTGGCAGCGCAGGAGGCTGCGCAGGAGGCGGTGGCCTGA
- a CDS encoding ABC transporter permease has translation MKAMAAQTPIDALTPAPRAPAAAADGPVRRASSMKPLTPVGPATRVALGIAFFVLFVALWAGITLGGLVPKTFLADPLTMLASGWTLLAEHGFAKDIGMTVWRVVGGFVIAALIALPLGVAMGAYKPIEAFFEPFVSFARYLPASAFIPLLILWAGIGEAQKLAVIFIGSFFQLVLMIAVAVGNTRRDLVEAAYTLGSSDSSLIRRVLIPNAAPEIAETLRMVLGWAWTYVIVAELIGASSGIGHMITDSQALLATDQIIFGIIVIGLIGLVSDFAFKWFNRRLFPWAQLGR, from the coding sequence ATGAAAGCCATGGCTGCCCAAACTCCCATCGATGCATTGACGCCCGCGCCGCGCGCGCCGGCCGCTGCGGCCGATGGGCCCGTGCGCCGTGCATCGTCGATGAAACCGCTGACGCCGGTCGGCCCCGCGACGCGCGTCGCGCTCGGCATCGCGTTCTTCGTGCTGTTCGTGGCGCTGTGGGCCGGCATCACGCTCGGCGGGCTGGTGCCGAAGACGTTTCTCGCCGACCCGCTGACGATGCTGGCCAGCGGCTGGACGCTGCTCGCCGAACACGGCTTCGCGAAGGACATCGGCATGACGGTGTGGCGCGTCGTCGGCGGTTTCGTGATCGCCGCGCTGATCGCGCTGCCGCTCGGCGTCGCGATGGGTGCGTACAAGCCGATCGAGGCGTTCTTCGAGCCGTTCGTCTCGTTCGCGCGCTACCTGCCGGCGTCGGCGTTCATCCCGCTGCTGATCCTGTGGGCCGGCATCGGCGAGGCGCAGAAGCTCGCGGTGATCTTCATCGGCTCGTTCTTCCAGCTCGTGCTGATGATCGCGGTCGCGGTCGGCAACACGCGGCGCGATCTGGTCGAGGCCGCCTACACGCTCGGCTCGAGCGACTCGAGCCTGATCCGCCGCGTGCTGATTCCGAACGCCGCGCCGGAGATCGCCGAGACCTTGCGCATGGTGCTCGGCTGGGCCTGGACCTACGTGATCGTCGCCGAGCTGATCGGCGCCTCGAGCGGCATCGGCCACATGATCACCGACAGCCAGGCGCTGCTCGCGACCGACCAGATCATCTTCGGGATCATCGTCATCGGCCTGATCGGGCTGGTCAGCGACTTCGCGTTCAAGTGGTTCAACCGGCGGTTGTTCCCTTGGGCACAGCTCGGAAGGTAA
- a CDS encoding ABC transporter substrate-binding protein, translating into MPLVKTAIVAAALAVFAPFVAAQETKVAIAISGWTGFAPLTLAKEAGLYKKHGLDVTIRKIPQKDRHLAIASGDIQCAATTVETWIVWNANGVATTQIFQLDKSYGADGMVVKPNVAKIADLKGKTVAADAPGTATYFTLAWMLKKNGLSMKDVKVVNLSPQAAANAFIAGNAELDAGMTYEPYLSAVRAKPEAGKIIATTLDYPMVMDTFGCTPKFLADNPKAAKALADGYFDALEMIKSDPKKSFEIMGADVKQSAEQFEGSQKHLRWQDRAANRKFFAGEHAQFSKEAADLLLEAGIIKQVPDLSKLADTRFIQ; encoded by the coding sequence ATGCCCCTCGTCAAGACCGCCATCGTTGCCGCCGCGCTCGCGGTGTTCGCGCCGTTCGTTGCGGCGCAGGAAACCAAGGTCGCGATCGCGATCTCGGGCTGGACCGGCTTCGCGCCGCTGACGCTCGCCAAGGAAGCGGGCCTCTACAAGAAGCACGGCCTCGACGTCACGATCAGGAAGATCCCGCAGAAAGACCGCCACCTCGCGATCGCGTCCGGCGACATCCAGTGCGCGGCCACCACCGTCGAGACCTGGATCGTCTGGAACGCCAACGGCGTCGCGACGACGCAGATCTTCCAGCTCGACAAGAGCTACGGCGCCGACGGCATGGTGGTGAAGCCGAACGTCGCGAAGATCGCCGACCTGAAGGGCAAGACCGTCGCGGCCGATGCGCCGGGCACGGCCACGTACTTCACGCTGGCGTGGATGCTGAAGAAGAACGGCCTGTCGATGAAGGACGTGAAGGTCGTGAACCTGTCGCCGCAGGCGGCCGCCAACGCCTTCATCGCCGGCAACGCCGAGCTCGACGCGGGCATGACCTACGAGCCGTATCTGTCGGCGGTGCGCGCCAAGCCCGAGGCGGGCAAGATCATCGCGACCACGCTCGACTATCCGATGGTGATGGACACCTTCGGCTGCACGCCGAAGTTCCTGGCCGACAACCCGAAGGCCGCGAAGGCGCTGGCCGACGGCTACTTCGACGCGCTCGAGATGATCAAGTCCGATCCGAAGAAGAGCTTCGAGATCATGGGCGCCGACGTGAAGCAGAGCGCCGAGCAGTTCGAGGGCTCGCAGAAGCACCTGCGCTGGCAGGACCGCGCCGCCAACCGGAAGTTCTTCGCCGGCGAGCACGCGCAGTTCAGCAAGGAAGCGGCCGACCTGCTGCTCGAGGCCGGGATCATCAAGCAGGTGCCGGACCTGTCGAAGCTGGCCGACACGCGGTTCATCCAATGA
- the hutH gene encoding histidine ammonia-lyase produces the protein MKIQPGALALETLQAIHAGGETLALDDTARAAIRASADVVQRAAGGAEPVYGVNTGFGKLANQRIDAAQLDTLQRNLIRSHSVGVGTPLAGPVVRLMLALKAASLARGHSGVREEVVDTLLAVHNAGLVPYVPSQGSVGASGDLAPLAHMTLALMGEGEYLEGETRRPAAGVLKQAGIAPLTLAAKEGLALINGTQVSTALALHALLTFEPVLEAALVVGALTVDAARGSDGPFDPRIHALRGQPGQIDVAQYYRALLAGSAIRRSHLTGDDRVQDPYSLRCQPQVVGACLDQLRHAALVLVREANAVTDNPLVFADDRGETILSGGNFHAEPVALACDAMAVSIAEVGAIAERRIAMLIDAGVSRLPPFLTADAGLNSGFMIAHVTAAALASENKSLAHPASVDSLPTSANQEDHVSMATFAARRLQPMIANTAHILGIELLAAAEGIDFLRPLQSSTALEQAHALVRAQCPRVAADRYLAPDIERATALVTGGALSRVFRTLPGLPALWTPA, from the coding sequence ATGAAGATTCAACCCGGCGCACTCGCGCTCGAAACGCTGCAGGCGATCCACGCCGGCGGCGAGACGCTCGCGCTCGACGACACGGCGCGCGCGGCCATCCGCGCGAGTGCCGACGTGGTGCAGCGCGCGGCCGGCGGCGCCGAGCCGGTCTACGGCGTCAATACCGGCTTCGGCAAGCTCGCCAACCAGCGCATCGATGCGGCGCAACTCGACACCCTGCAGCGCAACCTGATCCGCTCGCATTCGGTCGGCGTCGGCACGCCGCTCGCCGGGCCGGTGGTGCGGCTGATGCTCGCGCTGAAGGCGGCGTCGCTCGCGCGCGGCCATTCGGGCGTGCGCGAGGAAGTGGTCGACACGCTGCTCGCCGTGCACAACGCAGGGCTGGTGCCGTACGTGCCGTCGCAAGGGTCGGTCGGCGCGTCGGGCGACCTCGCGCCGCTCGCGCACATGACGCTCGCGCTGATGGGCGAGGGGGAATACCTGGAAGGAGAAACACGCCGGCCAGCGGCCGGCGTGTTGAAGCAGGCTGGCATCGCACCGCTGACGCTGGCCGCGAAGGAAGGGCTCGCGCTGATCAACGGCACGCAGGTGTCGACGGCGCTCGCGCTGCACGCCTTGCTCACCTTCGAGCCCGTGCTCGAGGCCGCGCTCGTGGTCGGCGCGCTGACGGTCGATGCCGCGCGCGGCAGCGACGGGCCGTTCGATCCGCGCATCCATGCGCTGCGCGGCCAGCCCGGGCAGATCGACGTCGCGCAGTACTACCGCGCGCTGCTCGCCGGCAGCGCGATCCGCCGCTCGCACCTGACCGGCGACGACCGTGTGCAGGACCCGTATTCGCTGCGCTGCCAGCCGCAGGTGGTCGGCGCCTGCCTCGACCAGCTGCGCCACGCGGCGCTGGTGCTGGTGCGCGAGGCCAATGCGGTGACCGACAACCCGCTGGTGTTCGCCGACGACCGGGGCGAAACCATCCTTTCGGGCGGCAACTTCCACGCCGAGCCGGTCGCGCTCGCCTGCGACGCGATGGCCGTCTCGATCGCCGAGGTCGGCGCCATCGCCGAGCGCCGCATCGCGATGCTGATCGACGCCGGCGTGTCGCGGCTGCCGCCGTTCCTGACGGCCGACGCCGGCCTGAACAGCGGTTTCATGATCGCGCACGTGACCGCCGCGGCGCTGGCGAGCGAGAACAAGTCGCTGGCGCATCCGGCGAGCGTCGATTCACTGCCGACGTCGGCCAACCAGGAAGATCACGTGTCGATGGCAACGTTCGCGGCGCGCCGGCTGCAGCCGATGATCGCGAACACCGCGCACATCCTCGGCATCGAGCTGCTGGCGGCCGCCGAGGGCATCGACTTCCTGCGCCCGCTGCAGAGCTCGACGGCCCTCGAGCAGGCGCACGCGCTGGTGCGCGCACAGTGCCCGCGCGTCGCCGCCGACCGCTATCTCGCCCCCGACATCGAGCGCGCGACCGCGCTCGTCACCGGCGGCGCGCTGTCGCGCGTGTTCCGCACGCTGCCGGGGTTGCCCGCGTTGTGGACGCCGGCCTGA